In a single window of the Arthrobacter sp. StoSoilA2 genome:
- a CDS encoding MarR family transcriptional regulator: MTTESRNTDMDAVDAIIEDWHRERPDLDPRTIGVFGRLQSLVARQRAVQDVNYEEYGLTLASFDVLANLRRSGPPHRKTAGELASSSMLTTGGITFRLDRMEEQNLIERVRSKEDRRVVYAQMTDHGKKLIDEVISKHLETQRNMLAGLTAKEIDQLALLLKKAEASIVAYDPKASSADELTLNV; encoded by the coding sequence ACCACCGAATCGCGGAACACTGACATGGACGCCGTGGACGCCATTATTGAGGACTGGCACCGCGAGCGCCCTGATCTTGATCCCAGGACCATCGGCGTCTTTGGCCGCCTGCAGAGCCTGGTGGCACGGCAGCGGGCTGTTCAGGATGTGAACTATGAGGAGTACGGGCTCACGTTGGCATCCTTTGATGTTTTGGCGAACCTGCGCCGATCCGGCCCGCCGCATCGGAAGACAGCCGGTGAACTGGCAAGTTCATCCATGCTGACCACAGGTGGCATCACCTTCCGGCTGGACCGCATGGAGGAACAAAACCTCATTGAGCGGGTTCGGTCGAAGGAGGATCGTCGCGTTGTCTACGCCCAGATGACGGACCACGGCAAAAAGCTCATTGACGAGGTCATCTCAAAGCATCTGGAAACGCAGCGCAATATGCTCGCCGGCCTGACCGCCAAGGAGATCGACCAATTGGCGCTGCTACTGAAAAAAGCTGAAGCCTCCATCGTCGCTTATGACCCGAAGGCTTCCTCCGCGGACGAACTCACCCTGAACGTATAG
- a CDS encoding protein adenylyltransferase SelO — MSEIAHSTIALEGHFARDFPEMAIPWRAEEAPDPQLLALNEPLAVELGLDPGFLRSPEGLRLLIGNALPEEATPVAQAYSGHQFGWYSPRLGDGRALLLGEIAGADGKLRDVHLKGSGRTPFARNGDGQAVVGPMLREYIVSEAMHALNIPTTRSLAVVATGRPVQRETLLPGAVLTRVASSHLRVGSFQYARATNDMDLLRRLADHAIERHHPSAEAETNRYLGLLKGVIAVQAKLVAQWMLVGFVHGVMNTDNMTVSGETIDYGPCAFMEGFDPGAVYSSIDETGRYAYRNQPLVAEWNLARFAESLAPLIHEDDEQAVALAVEALNGFRQQYSAAWFNGVKAKLGLPQGIDDGVASPLVDDLLELVQESRADYTSFFRSLGNAARGDVEPSRGMILDLAAFDAWLERWRAVSPDADAMDRINPVYIPRNHLVEEALSAATEGDTGPMERLLEAVEAPFSERPGLDYYAAPAPDSFGPYRTFCGT, encoded by the coding sequence ATGAGCGAAATTGCGCATTCCACCATCGCCCTTGAGGGCCATTTCGCCCGGGACTTCCCGGAGATGGCTATTCCGTGGCGGGCGGAAGAAGCGCCTGATCCGCAGCTTTTGGCACTCAACGAGCCCCTCGCCGTCGAGCTCGGTCTTGATCCTGGTTTCCTCCGCAGCCCGGAGGGCCTGCGGCTGCTGATAGGTAATGCCCTCCCGGAAGAGGCAACCCCGGTGGCCCAGGCGTACTCAGGCCACCAGTTCGGCTGGTACTCGCCCCGTTTGGGGGATGGCCGGGCCCTTTTGCTGGGGGAGATCGCCGGCGCTGACGGGAAGCTCCGCGACGTCCACCTTAAGGGCTCGGGGCGGACGCCCTTTGCCCGCAACGGTGACGGCCAGGCGGTGGTGGGCCCCATGCTTCGCGAATACATCGTGAGCGAGGCGATGCATGCTTTGAACATTCCCACCACGAGGTCCCTGGCGGTAGTCGCGACGGGCCGTCCGGTTCAGCGTGAGACCCTCCTGCCGGGCGCTGTTCTGACCCGGGTTGCCAGCAGTCACCTGCGGGTGGGCAGTTTCCAATACGCCAGGGCAACCAACGATATGGATCTGCTGCGCCGCCTTGCCGACCACGCGATCGAACGCCACCACCCGTCGGCAGAGGCGGAAACCAACCGCTATCTCGGGCTCCTAAAGGGCGTCATTGCGGTCCAAGCGAAACTGGTGGCCCAGTGGATGCTCGTCGGTTTCGTGCATGGTGTCATGAATACCGACAACATGACCGTGTCCGGCGAAACCATCGATTACGGTCCGTGCGCCTTCATGGAAGGCTTCGATCCGGGAGCGGTCTACAGCTCCATCGATGAAACCGGACGCTATGCCTATCGCAACCAGCCGCTGGTTGCCGAGTGGAACCTCGCCCGTTTCGCCGAATCACTCGCTCCCCTTATTCATGAGGATGACGAGCAGGCGGTCGCCCTTGCCGTCGAGGCACTTAATGGATTCCGCCAGCAGTACAGCGCTGCCTGGTTCAACGGCGTGAAGGCCAAGCTTGGGCTACCTCAGGGAATTGACGACGGCGTTGCCTCACCTTTGGTGGATGACCTGCTTGAGTTGGTTCAAGAGTCACGTGCGGATTACACCTCGTTTTTCCGCAGCCTTGGCAATGCCGCCCGCGGGGACGTTGAACCTTCCCGGGGCATGATCCTTGACCTGGCGGCGTTCGATGCCTGGCTGGAACGCTGGCGGGCTGTGTCTCCGGATGCCGATGCCATGGACCGCATCAACCCGGTCTACATCCCCCGCAACCACTTGGTGGAAGAAGCCCTTTCGGCCGCCACGGAAGGGGATACCGGGCCAATGGAACGCTTGCTTGAGGCAGTTGAGGCCCCGTTTAGCGAACGCCCGGGCCTGGACTATTACGCCGCGCCCGCTCCCGACAGCTTCGGGCCATACCGGACGTTCTGCGGCACTTAG
- a CDS encoding NADPH-dependent FMN reductase produces MPPSMGNYQHEHTKKWARAVAEFDGYVFVTAEYNHSVPGALKNALDFIYAEWNNKAAGFVSYGSAGGVRAVENLRLISGELQMADVRAQVALPFATDFEGFTTFTPSATAEEDLDVLIEQVLAWSTALKTIRH; encoded by the coding sequence ATGCCTCCATCCATGGGGAATTATCAACACGAGCACACCAAGAAGTGGGCACGCGCAGTAGCGGAATTTGATGGCTATGTCTTTGTCACGGCCGAATACAACCACTCCGTTCCCGGGGCATTGAAGAACGCACTCGATTTCATCTACGCCGAATGGAACAATAAGGCGGCCGGCTTTGTCTCATACGGAAGTGCCGGTGGGGTGCGCGCGGTTGAAAACCTTCGTCTGATATCCGGCGAACTCCAAATGGCCGACGTCCGGGCACAAGTGGCGCTGCCCTTCGCTACGGACTTTGAAGGTTTCACGACGTTCACCCCGAGTGCAACGGCGGAAGAAGACCTGGACGTCCTCATTGAGCAAGTCCTTGCGTGGTCGACAGCCCTAAAAACCATCCGCCACTAG
- a CDS encoding aspartate dehydrogenase domain-containing protein gives MKPGARRIGIIGHGAIGARVAADIAAGKVKGATLEGIISRSAIDNAPAPRLDIDQALERCDLLVECAGQEVLIDHGEAVLSAGVDLLATSLGALADPHLSARLSAAGPGRLFLTPGSIGGLDLLASGARATGYDAVRITTTKLPGSLIQPWMDEVEADRIRNTSGPIEIFSGPAAQATQLFPKSLNVAAAVALAVDDWNAVAVSVRADPAAELTTHLIEASGGSGNYRFEICNKVSPQNPRTSGVVPFAVLRSLELIIGARGGMI, from the coding sequence ATGAAGCCAGGAGCCCGCAGGATCGGAATAATCGGACATGGAGCCATTGGGGCCCGTGTTGCTGCTGACATTGCCGCTGGAAAAGTCAAAGGGGCCACCCTTGAAGGAATCATCTCCCGCAGCGCCATAGACAACGCGCCGGCTCCCCGGCTTGATATTGACCAAGCGTTGGAGCGCTGTGACCTGCTGGTTGAATGCGCAGGGCAGGAGGTCTTGATAGACCATGGCGAGGCGGTGCTTTCTGCGGGCGTAGACCTGCTCGCTACCTCACTGGGGGCCCTTGCGGACCCACACCTCTCAGCGCGGTTGTCGGCTGCAGGGCCCGGCAGGCTTTTCTTGACCCCGGGCTCCATTGGTGGCCTGGACCTGTTGGCGTCGGGCGCCCGCGCAACAGGCTATGACGCCGTCAGGATAACCACAACCAAGCTCCCGGGTTCCCTGATTCAGCCGTGGATGGACGAGGTGGAGGCCGATCGCATTCGGAACACGTCCGGTCCCATCGAGATCTTTTCCGGTCCCGCAGCCCAGGCCACGCAATTGTTCCCCAAGTCGCTTAACGTGGCAGCCGCCGTCGCCCTTGCAGTAGATGACTGGAACGCTGTGGCTGTGTCGGTGAGGGCCGACCCGGCGGCCGAGTTGACGACGCACTTGATCGAGGCTTCCGGAGGCAGCGGGAATTACCGTTTTGAAATCTGCAACAAAGTATCGCCGCAAAACCCCCGCACCAGCGGCGTTGTCCCGTTCGCTGTGCTCCGGTCCCTGGAACTGATCATCGGCGCGCGCGGTGGAATGATCTAG